In the Halosolutus gelatinilyticus genome, CTTGAACCAATTGGGAGTGGACCCGACGAGCGAATAAGACGCGATCGATCGGAACGATGCCACGGGCGACACTGAAACTCAAGTCCAACGAGGCGCTGATCGCGCTGTCGAAGTCGCATCCCGACGTCCGGTTCGAAGTCCGGAGCGCGTGGCCGACCGACGGGAAGCTCAGAGTACTCGTCGAAACGTCTGCGATCGAGCTCCCGTCGCTTACCGAGACGATAGCGGAGATACCCGAACTGACAGCCGTCGAACTCAGACACGCGACGGAGCGGTCCATCCTGTTCGAAGCGAACACCCCGATTCCCGACCCCCACGGCGCGATGGCGGAGTCGGGGATCGTGCCCTCGTTCCCGTTACGGCTCGAAGACGGGTGGCTTATCGGCGATCTTACCGCGTCCAAGAACCAACTGCCCGCGTTTCGCGACGAACTCGAGGCGGCGGGGATCGCGTACGAGCTCGTCCAGGTATCCGCGACGACCGACGCGCGGGACTTACTCACCGATCGGCAGCGGGAAGTCGTCGAATTAGCGATCGAACACGGATACTACGAGTCACCTCGATCGTGCACGGTGACGGATCTCGCGTCGATTCTGAAGGTTCACAAATCGGTGGTCAGTCGAATCCTCCATCGAGCCGAGGCCCGAATCGTCACGTCGTACTGGTCGTCCTGTTGACCCCACACGCCGACCATCCCATCGAGAATTCTATCCGGCTTGGTAGCGTCGATAAGGTTGGCACCAGAACGCGATGGTCATCGGTGGCGCACGGCGACAGCTCGATCGGCGAAGGCGACGGGTGACTCCGAGGACGTCGCCGACTGCGCGAATCCGGTAGATCCGGTCGGAAACCGGTCACTCGCAGTAGACTGTGACAACGCGGCGATCGGTACGTAGAGATGCGAACCTAACACGGTTCCTTCTATCAACTAACGGTAGTGATAGTAGAGCCGTGCTGAATACAGAGCGCGTATCGGTCAGACGTAGTTACGGACAGAGAATCTACGCACGGTGTGAGGGTTTTATTGCCTTTCTCAAGGAACAATACGTATGCGCCTCCCCGCAAAGGCTCTCCTGCTCGGACTCGTGGCCTTGACCGCCTCCCATCTCATCGCAATCACAACTGAATCACAGGCGGTCGCTCAATTATCGTGGCTACTCATCTTTGCGGTCATAGGGTTGGCTCTGCTGACTCTTGGCGATGAAATCGTTCACCGTTTCCGTCGCAAAGATACTTCCTGAACAACCTTCGGACAGAGTAACCACGCGACCGCTGTAATAGTGAGTTCACAGAATACACTTGCTGAATACACCTTCTGTATTCAGCACGGCAATCTTGACAGATTTCAGTTAGATCGACTGCTGAACTGTTTCCTGCTTGGCCTGAACGGAACGCAGTATTCACTCACATCACTCTGTAACGAAGTGCGGCGATCGTTGCAGCGGGATACGCACGGAGCACTGGGTCGCACTCCGACGTCGGAGGAAGGGATATGTTCGTCCGATGCGAACGGTTATAGGATTCTCACCGAATGCCACAGCTACCACGCACGGTCGCCATCGTCGGGCCGGATGGAAGCGGCAAAACCACGCAAGCAAAACTCCTCGTCGAGCGTCTGCAGGCGACCGGCTACGATGCGCAGTACGTCCA is a window encoding:
- a CDS encoding helix-turn-helix domain-containing protein, producing the protein MPRATLKLKSNEALIALSKSHPDVRFEVRSAWPTDGKLRVLVETSAIELPSLTETIAEIPELTAVELRHATERSILFEANTPIPDPHGAMAESGIVPSFPLRLEDGWLIGDLTASKNQLPAFRDELEAAGIAYELVQVSATTDARDLLTDRQREVVELAIEHGYYESPRSCTVTDLASILKVHKSVVSRILHRAEARIVTSYWSSC